The following are encoded together in the Flavihumibacter fluvii genome:
- a CDS encoding phosphosulfolactate synthase gives MNFNLTQMPERVARPRTKGITMIMDKGLSIEESKNFMSVAYPHVDIVKLGFGTSYVTPNLREKLDVYRSYDIPVYFGGTLFEAFLIRNQFEDYINVCKEYGISYMEVSDGSITIPHTEKCGYIEKLTKHGTVLSEVGSKDAAHIIPPYKWIELMRAELDAGSTYVIAEAREAGNVGIYRGSGEVREGLVQEILTQIPEEKILWEAPQKAQQLYFIELIGCNVNLGNIAPAEIISLEAMRVGLRGDTFSLFLDKELV, from the coding sequence CCCGGCCCCGTACCAAAGGAATTACCATGATCATGGATAAGGGGCTGAGTATCGAAGAGAGTAAAAATTTCATGAGTGTTGCCTATCCCCATGTTGATATTGTTAAGCTTGGTTTTGGTACATCTTATGTTACGCCCAACCTGCGTGAAAAACTGGATGTGTACCGATCCTATGATATCCCGGTATATTTTGGCGGTACCCTTTTTGAAGCCTTCCTGATCCGCAACCAGTTTGAAGATTATATCAATGTTTGCAAGGAATACGGCATATCCTATATGGAAGTAAGTGATGGTTCCATTACCATTCCGCACACAGAAAAATGCGGGTATATTGAAAAGCTGACCAAACATGGTACAGTTTTAAGTGAAGTAGGCAGTAAGGATGCCGCGCACATCATCCCGCCATATAAATGGATTGAACTCATGCGGGCTGAACTGGATGCAGGATCCACTTACGTTATCGCAGAAGCCCGTGAAGCGGGTAACGTGGGTATTTACCGCGGAAGTGGTGAAGTGCGGGAAGGCCTGGTACAGGAAATCCTAACCCAGATCCCGGAAGAAAAAATCTTATGGGAAGCCCCGCAAAAAGCCCAGCAATTGTATTTTATTGAATTGATCGGCTGTAACGTCAACCTGGGAAATATAGCACCCGCTGAGATCATCTCCCTCGAAGCCATGCGTGTAGGGCTAAGGGGCGATACCTTTAGTTTATTCCTCGATAAAGAACTGGTATGA